One segment of Triticum aestivum cultivar Chinese Spring chromosome 2A, IWGSC CS RefSeq v2.1, whole genome shotgun sequence DNA contains the following:
- the LOC123186031 gene encoding uncharacterized protein codes for MERIDALKARRGKLADDPCLRRLRNRRLIVSLYLQGFQPAHDWMLRETDLFMSGRHLQQLVACGQWRQALDYIRRFLPPAIGGVEARTLSLFLHAFWAVDNAAACSMGAPVTTAVYNHDVRILTTMCASNVKLSSILNKIHHSPKFRASLDWKLVREKASLIADDLALDSPELRRRLLLPRDLLPIGPCHRRHHLKKQALRPASSAIAKWYLNRKKSLPSLTPVIGLNSEGQNRVVDLIEECLKAGTVMELDQGHLLQSSAMAGAFITPFSQTMFGTTGPTKISETSFVTNAGAPTFTGDSVSRPAKIPWIISSTNAGK; via the exons ATGGAGCGGATCGACGCCCTGAAGGCCCGCAGGGGCAAGCTCGCCGACGATCCCTGCCTGAGGCGGCTCCGTAACCGGCGGCTCATCGTCTCCCTCTATCTCCAGGGATTCCAGCCCGCCCACGACTG GATGCTCCGCGAGACGGATTTGTTCATGAGCGGCCGGCATCTGCAGCAGCTGGTGGCCTGCGGCCAGTGGAGGCAAGCCCTCGACTACATCCGGCGCTTCCTGCCGCCGGCCATAGGGGGCGTCGAGGCCCGCACCCTCTCTCTCTTCCTCCACGCCTTCTGGGCCGTGGACAACGCCGCCGCCTGCTCGATGGGCGCCCCCGTCACCACCGCCGTGTACAACCACGACGTCCGCATCCTGACCACCATGTGCGCTAGCAACGTCAAGCTCTCTTCCATCCTCAACAAGATACACCACTCGCCCAAATTCAG GGCATCCCTGGACTGGAAACTGGTAAGGGAGAAGGCATCGCTGATTGCTGATGACTTGGCGCTTGATTCTCCAGAGTTGAGACGCAGGTTGCTACTGCCCCGCGACTTGCTTCCCATCGG TCCCTGTCATCGAAGGCACCACTTGAAGAAACAAGCCCTGCGGCCAGCATCATCTGCTATTGCCAAGTGGTATCTCAACAGGAAGAAGAG CCTGCCTTCTTTAACCCCAGTTATCG GTTTGAACTCTGAGGGACAAAACCGGGTGGTGGATCTTATTG AGGAGTGTTTAAAAGCTGGTACAGTTATGGAGCTCGATCAAGGGCACCTACTTCAGTCAAGTGCGATGGCAG GTGCTTTTATTACTCCATTCTCACAGACCATGTTTGGTACGACAGGTCCTACTAAAATCAGTGAAACTTCATTCGTGACAAATGCAG